A window of Chloroflexota bacterium contains these coding sequences:
- a CDS encoding AAA family ATPase, with protein sequence MGDREAWPHDEQSELNCIGVAMLYPDKAVQSGLTSADFYDGLRAKVWAAILSLAEDGATGLTEDNVAAELGRRGIMPEDEALQMLLDWGLGGCDVPSFDRCVAKIKECAERRRHLILASDIARLAGKGDANWQKAVEERIAKARSETPRAIRLYSPGELRELTSGVEWLWPGWIPKRAVTTLVSKSGVGKTLLTCALAAALDSGGRWPDQTQAPKGKVLYLDAEAGAGELLEKMVSVGVRSDSENVRVLYGDTGGFVACDDRWDDVEAAWREWQPDLVVVDPLTAHHRRDANSAREMRSFFARLYSLAQETGAAVLVLHHIRKRGLLDSDKVDLDRVRDSSDIVAASRSVLALEPEEKDGDTLRLTCLKSNFVSRPEALRYVIGEDGLLYLGVAEEKETVSQTAEAERWLKDTLKEGPRPAREVQALAAQAGIAMRTLKRAKKRANVTSVQTSEGWFWQRESELKNVGTVAQWHSWHSGPLTPSECQGAKSANIRETIGHLGSDFDCFL encoded by the coding sequence ATGGGCGACAGAGAAGCGTGGCCGCATGACGAACAGAGCGAATTGAACTGCATCGGTGTGGCGATGCTCTATCCCGACAAGGCGGTGCAGTCGGGCTTAACAAGTGCCGACTTCTACGATGGTCTGCGAGCCAAGGTCTGGGCGGCCATTCTAAGCCTTGCTGAAGATGGCGCAACAGGGCTGACCGAAGACAATGTCGCTGCTGAACTTGGTCGCCGCGGCATAATGCCAGAAGACGAAGCCTTACAGATGTTGCTGGATTGGGGGTTGGGTGGATGCGATGTGCCATCATTCGACCGCTGCGTCGCGAAAATCAAGGAATGCGCAGAACGAAGGCGTCATTTGATTTTGGCGTCCGACATCGCCCGACTTGCGGGCAAGGGCGATGCGAACTGGCAAAAGGCTGTCGAGGAACGCATTGCGAAAGCCAGGAGTGAAACCCCACGAGCAATCAGACTTTACAGCCCAGGCGAATTGCGTGAACTTACGTCAGGTGTGGAGTGGCTTTGGCCAGGTTGGATTCCGAAACGTGCTGTAACAACGCTGGTGTCAAAGTCTGGTGTTGGCAAAACGCTGCTTACCTGCGCCTTGGCAGCGGCGCTCGATAGTGGTGGTCGCTGGCCAGACCAAACGCAAGCGCCAAAAGGCAAAGTGCTCTACCTGGACGCAGAGGCCGGTGCTGGTGAGTTGCTGGAGAAAATGGTCAGTGTTGGGGTGAGGTCGGATTCGGAGAACGTTCGGGTCTTGTATGGCGACACGGGCGGTTTTGTCGCCTGCGATGACCGCTGGGATGACGTAGAGGCTGCATGGCGGGAATGGCAGCCCGACCTTGTAGTTGTAGACCCGTTGACCGCACACCACCGACGGGATGCTAACAGCGCACGAGAGATGCGCAGTTTCTTTGCGCGGCTTTACAGTTTGGCGCAGGAAACGGGTGCGGCGGTTCTGGTTCTCCATCACATTCGCAAGCGCGGACTGCTGGACAGCGACAAAGTAGACCTCGACCGTGTTCGGGACTCATCTGACATCGTAGCAGCAAGCCGCTCTGTTTTAGCGCTGGAGCCAGAAGAAAAGGACGGTGATACGCTTCGGTTAACCTGTCTCAAATCAAACTTCGTATCACGTCCCGAAGCCCTACGCTATGTCATTGGTGAAGATGGACTCTTGTATCTTGGCGTAGCAGAGGAGAAGGAAACCGTGTCGCAAACAGCAGAAGCGGAACGCTGGTTAAAGGACACCCTGAAAGAGGGGCCACGTCCAGCACGTGAAGTCCAAGCATTGGCAGCACAAGCGGGAATTGCGATGCGAACACTGAAACGGGCTAAGAAAAGAGCGAACGTTACAAGTGTTCAAACTTCTGAAGGATGGTTTTGGCAAAGAGAGTCTGAATTGAAAAATGTTGGCACTGTGGCACAGTGGCACTCTTGGCACTCTGGCCCCCTGACCCCCTCAGAGTGCCAGGGGGCCAAGAGTGCCAACATACGTGAGACTATTGGCCATCTGGGTTCGGACTTCGACTGCTTTTTGTGA
- a CDS encoding helix-turn-helix transcriptional regulator, with the protein MLTEEEKNRLRKLVHDAIWRELAGYASRLAPAEHWGLEWERLYGEERKNGECPSEDAYIIYRREGNDLARLVIVPSKVRRKIEASGLCYFNEMMREILKARKRAFWREDQQRRRDRTVELDDESIVGESDVQTGEDILIGLTERERQVVEMLLLGYSQKEIAAELGISPQRMNRIVKSIKEKLLTE; encoded by the coding sequence ATGTTAACTGAGGAGGAAAAGAACAGGCTGCGCAAACTGGTTCACGACGCCATTTGGCGAGAGTTGGCGGGCTATGCGTCGAGATTGGCCCCGGCTGAGCATTGGGGACTTGAGTGGGAACGGCTGTATGGTGAGGAGCGAAAGAATGGCGAATGCCCATCAGAAGACGCATACATTATCTACCGCCGCGAGGGCAACGACCTGGCCCGACTCGTCATAGTGCCTTCGAAAGTTCGGCGTAAAATCGAGGCCAGTGGGCTTTGTTACTTCAACGAAATGATGCGTGAGATACTGAAAGCCCGTAAGCGGGCCTTCTGGCGTGAAGACCAGCAAAGGCGACGGGATAGAACTGTCGAGTTAGATGACGAAAGCATCGTGGGCGAATCGGATGTTCAGACGGGTGAAGACATCCTAATTGGACTAACAGAGCGGGAGCGCCAGGTGGTAGAAATGCTACTACTTGGGTATTCGCAAAAAGAGATTGCTGCCGAACTTGGAATAAGTCCCCAACGAATGAACCGAATTGTGAAGTCAATAAAAGAGAAGTTGTTAACCGAATAG
- a CDS encoding tyrosine-type recombinase/integrase, whose amino-acid sequence MSKTRKIEQALRLVSKLPLSLDVQAFLTDCQARNLSANTIRIYRVNLLAFQKWLRQQDVQDIADLTTGHIRYYLTSLQKSHNPGGVHQAYRVLKTFCRWLHVEGIIESNPMVRVSPPRVPQEPLDPVPMSDVKRMLQTCERRTFTGDRDRAIMLCLLDSGARASEFLSLNVGDVNLGTGAVVVRQGKGRKFRTAFLGSKALRALAQYLRHRPEVMPADPLWIARDGERLTYWGLRQVLERRAHKAGVPIPSPHSFRRAFALTMLRNGCDVMTLQKLMGHSDLSVLRRYLAQTENDLAEAHKRASPVDRLL is encoded by the coding sequence ATGTCGAAAACACGCAAAATAGAGCAAGCGCTTCGCCTCGTTTCTAAACTGCCTCTGAGCCTGGACGTTCAGGCATTCCTGACCGACTGCCAGGCCCGAAACCTCAGTGCGAACACTATCCGTATCTACAGGGTGAACCTGCTGGCGTTTCAGAAGTGGCTTCGTCAACAAGACGTGCAGGACATAGCAGATTTGACTACTGGCCACATCCGCTACTACCTGACCAGTCTGCAAAAGAGCCACAATCCCGGTGGGGTTCACCAAGCCTATCGGGTGCTCAAGACCTTCTGCCGTTGGCTGCACGTCGAAGGCATAATCGAGAGCAATCCGATGGTGAGAGTAAGTCCACCACGAGTGCCACAGGAACCGTTAGACCCGGTGCCCATGAGCGATGTCAAGCGAATGCTGCAAACCTGCGAACGCAGGACGTTCACGGGCGATAGAGACCGGGCGATTATGCTCTGCCTTCTGGACTCTGGAGCACGGGCTTCTGAATTCCTGAGCCTGAACGTGGGCGATGTAAACCTGGGCACAGGCGCAGTCGTCGTCAGGCAGGGCAAAGGGCGCAAGTTTCGCACAGCGTTCCTGGGGAGCAAGGCATTAAGGGCGTTGGCCCAATACTTGCGTCATAGGCCAGAGGTGATGCCAGCCGACCCGTTGTGGATTGCCAGGGATGGGGAACGGTTGACCTATTGGGGATTGCGCCAAGTCCTGGAACGTCGGGCACACAAGGCGGGAGTGCCTATACCATCGCCACATAGTTTCAGGCGGGCGTTTGCACTCACGATGCTGCGAAACGGCTGCGACGTGATGACTTTGCAGAAACTGATGGGCCACAGCGACCTGTCGGTGTTGCGTCGCTACCTGGCCCAGACTGAAAATGATTTGGCCGAAGCACACAAGCGGGCATCGCCAGTGGACAGGCTATTGTAG
- a CDS encoding family 1 glycosylhydrolase, whose product MEGWGEVYPEGLYRLLVQWTRFGLPIYVTECGVPDNNDSMRPRFILTHLAAVYRAIVAGAPVQGFYFWSLVDNFEWAEGWSARFGLIYLDERTQERLLKRSGSLYGEIIQAGGITPEMVERYAPEVDRRLLSPLFDSVSAV is encoded by the coding sequence ATGGAGGGTTGGGGCGAGGTTTACCCAGAAGGATTATACCGACTGTTAGTGCAGTGGACACGGTTTGGCCTGCCCATCTACGTGACGGAGTGTGGTGTACCCGATAACAACGATTCTATGCGCCCCCGTTTCATTCTCACTCACTTAGCAGCAGTGTATCGTGCGATTGTTGCTGGCGCACCGGTCCAGGGATTCTACTTCTGGTCACTGGTGGACAACTTTGAATGGGCCGAGGGGTGGAGTGCACGCTTCGGACTGATCTACCTAGACGAGAGGACACAGGAGCGGCTACTCAAGCGCAGCGGATCGCTCTACGGGGAGATCATACAGGCTGGGGGAATCACGCCGGAGATGGTGGAGCGTTATGCTCCGGAGGTAGACCGGCGGTTGCTGTCGCCGCTGTTTGACAGTGTTTCTGCAGTGTGA
- a CDS encoding glycoside hydrolase family 1 protein encodes MINILRFPPDFLWGAATAAHQVEGQNTNNDWWAWEQEPGRIRDGTRSGLAADWWGGRYKEDFALARQMGQNAHRLSVEWSRIEPHLGQFDHTALDRYREIIGHLREQGIVPMLTLHHLTNPLWLAEKGAWECEETPALFERFTRVVVGALGDLVDIWCTVNEPMVYAVYGYLMRLWPPGRSDFGALLRVVRNLLLGHVRAYTVIHEMQPEARVGVARHLRVFDPANPHSVGDRAVTYLHSYLFDDLFSLCTLDGVLRPPLGAWSRLPGPAQSLDYLGINYYSRDMVAFDFAQPGTLFFASFCQARGRV; translated from the coding sequence ATGATCAACATACTCCGCTTCCCTCCCGACTTCCTCTGGGGCGCTGCTACCGCTGCGCACCAAGTGGAAGGCCAGAATACCAACAATGATTGGTGGGCCTGGGAGCAAGAGCCCGGACGCATCCGGGATGGCACTCGCTCTGGCCTAGCCGCGGACTGGTGGGGTGGACGCTATAAAGAGGACTTCGCCTTGGCGCGTCAGATGGGTCAGAACGCTCACCGCCTCTCTGTGGAATGGAGCCGTATCGAGCCGCACCTCGGTCAGTTTGATCACACCGCCCTGGATCGTTATCGCGAGATCATCGGCCACCTGCGTGAGCAGGGCATCGTGCCCATGTTGACATTACACCACCTCACGAACCCCCTTTGGCTGGCAGAGAAAGGGGCGTGGGAATGCGAGGAAACTCCCGCGTTGTTTGAGCGTTTCACCCGTGTGGTCGTGGGGGCACTCGGAGACTTAGTGGACATCTGGTGTACAGTCAACGAGCCAATGGTTTACGCCGTTTATGGCTATTTGATGAGATTATGGCCGCCAGGGAGGTCCGATTTCGGTGCACTCCTGCGTGTGGTGCGAAACTTGCTCCTGGGCCATGTTCGTGCCTACACAGTCATCCACGAAATGCAGCCAGAGGCGCGCGTGGGTGTGGCTCGCCACTTGCGGGTGTTCGATCCCGCCAACCCGCATTCGGTAGGCGACAGGGCAGTGACCTACCTGCACTCGTACTTGTTCGATGACCTCTTCTCTTTGTGCACTTTAGATGGCGTGCTACGCCCACCACTGGGGGCTTGGTCTCGACTCCCGGGCCCCGCCCAATCGCTGGACTACTTAGGCATCAACTATTACAGCCGCGATATGGTGGCTTTCGATTTCGCTCAGCCTGGCACTCTTTTTTTCGCGTCGTTTTGCCAAGCCAGAGGCCGAGTTTAG
- the asnS gene encoding asparagine--tRNA ligase, translated as MGRHVYVREIGQYVGQEVTIKGWLYNSTDKGKLQFLLVRDGTGILQCVVFQNDVDPQTFENARRVTQESSVIVTGTPRSDKRAPGGYELAVRDMQIFQLAEVYPITPKEHGVGFLMEHRHLWIRSSRQWAILRVRAEVIRAIREWLDSNGFVNVDTPILTPAACEDTTTLFETDYFGTPAYLTQSGQLYNEATIAAFGKVYCFGPTFRAEKSKTRRHLTEFWMVEPEMAYADLNDCMEVEEQLVTHIVKSALQNRRAELELLGRDLSRLQIIEPPFPRIHYDEAVEILRKAGHEFTWGDDFGSPHETEISSQFDKPVFVHHYPKQVKAFYMAEDPQRPETCLSVDLLAPEGYGEIIGGGERTADYEYLEQQIKAHRLPREAYEWYLDLRRYGAVPHSGFGLGVERTVAWICHLSNIRETIAFPRMLERIYP; from the coding sequence ATGGGCAGGCATGTTTATGTCAGAGAAATCGGTCAATACGTCGGTCAGGAAGTAACAATCAAGGGCTGGTTATACAATTCGACTGACAAGGGCAAACTCCAGTTCTTGTTAGTTCGGGATGGCACGGGCATTCTTCAGTGCGTGGTCTTCCAGAATGATGTGGATCCACAGACCTTTGAGAACGCACGACGCGTAACCCAGGAATCTTCGGTGATCGTCACCGGCACTCCGCGCTCCGATAAACGCGCCCCAGGAGGTTACGAATTAGCGGTTAGGGATATGCAAATATTCCAGTTAGCAGAAGTCTATCCCATCACACCAAAAGAGCATGGGGTTGGTTTCCTAATGGAACACCGCCACTTGTGGATACGCTCTTCGAGACAGTGGGCTATTTTACGGGTGCGAGCCGAGGTCATCCGCGCCATCAGGGAATGGCTTGACAGCAACGGCTTTGTGAACGTGGACACGCCCATTCTCACCCCAGCGGCCTGTGAGGATACCACTACCCTCTTCGAGACAGACTACTTTGGCACACCGGCTTATCTCACCCAGAGTGGCCAACTCTACAATGAGGCTACCATTGCCGCCTTTGGCAAAGTGTACTGCTTTGGACCCACGTTCAGAGCCGAAAAATCTAAAACTCGCCGGCACCTCACGGAGTTTTGGATGGTGGAACCGGAGATGGCCTACGCCGATCTGAATGATTGCATGGAAGTAGAGGAACAACTGGTCACGCACATCGTAAAGTCCGCGCTTCAGAACCGTCGCGCGGAACTGGAATTATTGGGGCGCGATCTTTCGAGGCTGCAAATCATCGAGCCACCTTTCCCGCGCATTCACTACGATGAGGCCGTAGAGATCCTCCGGAAAGCGGGGCACGAGTTCACTTGGGGCGACGATTTTGGTTCTCCCCATGAGACAGAGATCTCCAGCCAATTCGATAAGCCGGTGTTCGTGCACCACTACCCGAAGCAGGTCAAGGCTTTCTATATGGCCGAAGATCCCCAGCGGCCAGAAACATGCCTTTCCGTGGATCTTCTCGCCCCAGAGGGATATGGTGAGATCATCGGCGGGGGTGAGCGTACAGCGGATTATGAGTACCTGGAGCAGCAGATCAAGGCTCACCGGCTGCCACGCGAAGCCTACGAGTGGTACCTTGACCTGCGGCGGTACGGTGCGGTGCCTCACTCTGGTTTTGGGCTTGGGGTGGAGCGCACCGTAGCGTGGATCTGCCATCTCAGCAATATTCGTGAGACGATTGCTTTCCCACGCATGCTGGAACGGATATACCCATGA
- a CDS encoding oligosaccharide flippase family protein encodes MRRCLPALTVTVILLFLLLVFFWPVTLGGRTLLPADNLFAWQPWRSFAGQLGVGTPHNGLLSDLILENYVWKKFIVDSLHSRQIPLWNPYLFAGVPFLAAGQHSALYPLSLIYYILPLAQAYGWFTVLQLLISGLLMYAYARAIGANYLGSLLAAIVYVFCGFTVVSVVFPMILAAVAWLPALLLVIEKIVVGYRNSNANLRQAIPWVIVGAVALCLQILAGHAEITYYVLIVTALYTLCRLVSLWWERRDPKLLISPAVGVATLFLLGIGLSALQFIPLYELGRANFRQGSVSYEQVVSWAYPMRRIIAFLIPDFFGNPSHHSYIDVFSGQTVTELRNYAGQSITTIEWGIKNYVEGASWVGLLPLLFALVAIVRHRNWYTLFFTALAVVSLLFVFGTPFYRLVFALPFIGQLHSPFRWVFPYTFSVAALGSIGATWLSEQWEKRKGYGGRLESALGWLTVLGGLALAAGLSISLRFPDRIIPLAEEVMLSLAKAPEAFADGRAFFSYEFRNLTLFAIFLVGSGAVFLASQKRWRIGPWPMWQVLALVVLVAELFTYGIGFNPRTDPRLLDFVPPVVEFLKSDPELYRITAFIAPGEKTFNANAGMLYGIADARGYDSMIPKQYVDFMSLIEEQGELLYNRVAPITEVSSLDSPLLDALNVKYILTTQEITNPNYTLVYDGEIRVYRNDDVLPRAFAIYNARVIPDEMQRAQILHTFDPRKFVVLEENPGTEYMAGSTRPWEPVNIERYGINEVMIQATLPVTGFVVLSDSYFASWPTFHTWKAYDLPAGARDEQELTIYRANGNFRAVALPPGAHTIHFKYTPFSAKLGLYVSFVSLVTLALLGGLWLWGRLYRQEAEGDTVRRVAKNALTPMVLSLINRVLDMVFAMLMLRVIAPQGAGRYEFAVNFILYASIVVQFGLGTLLTREAAKDRLRANRYLSNATILRLLLWLTSLPIMALVLFAYARTGKLAADTILAIAFFTLALVPDLFANALSSIFQAYERMEYPAAVTTITQLLKISFGTFALLMGWGFVGVAGTSLAVNMITAAILYVLARRLLFRPRLEFDPATTREMLGTSFPLMLNNLLSKAFFSADVFLLQPLRGDVELGYYSVAMRYIHSVDIIPSYFTLAVFPIMSRFAESARDSLVRAYILSIRLLLLVALPLAMGTTFVARELILILGGAAYMPHSMIALQILIWFMPIGFINSVTQYVLIAINQQRYLTRAFLIGLAFNVVANLLLIPRFGYRAAAAVTVLSEVALLIPFYLCVRKNLTPIPWLEVFWRPTLAAAVMGTVMWLLRDLHFLVIVPVAVMVYFVTLIPLGTFRDPDVATVLSALPLKRLRERFLLRGALHKV; translated from the coding sequence ATGAGACGTTGTCTTCCCGCTCTTACTGTTACAGTGATACTACTCTTTTTGCTCTTGGTGTTTTTCTGGCCTGTGACACTGGGCGGAAGAACGCTCCTGCCCGCCGACAACTTGTTCGCTTGGCAGCCATGGCGCAGTTTCGCTGGTCAACTGGGTGTTGGCACTCCCCATAATGGCCTCCTGAGCGATCTTATTCTCGAGAACTACGTCTGGAAGAAGTTCATTGTGGATTCGCTACACTCCAGACAGATCCCCCTCTGGAACCCATATCTTTTCGCGGGAGTGCCTTTCTTAGCTGCCGGGCAACATTCCGCGCTCTACCCACTTAGCCTTATTTACTACATCCTACCCCTGGCACAGGCCTATGGCTGGTTCACTGTACTCCAACTCCTGATCTCTGGGTTGCTCATGTACGCCTACGCCCGCGCCATTGGTGCGAACTATCTGGGGAGCCTGTTGGCAGCCATTGTCTATGTATTTTGCGGTTTCACTGTGGTCAGTGTCGTCTTCCCCATGATTTTGGCCGCAGTTGCCTGGCTACCTGCTCTGCTGCTTGTAATAGAAAAGATCGTCGTGGGTTACCGTAATAGTAACGCCAACCTGCGCCAGGCCATCCCCTGGGTCATCGTTGGCGCCGTGGCGCTATGCCTACAGATCCTCGCCGGGCATGCAGAAATCACATACTATGTGCTGATTGTGACTGCGCTTTATACTCTCTGCCGATTGGTTAGCCTTTGGTGGGAGCGACGAGACCCGAAACTCCTCATCTCGCCGGCCGTCGGGGTTGCAACCTTGTTCCTTCTCGGCATTGGACTGAGCGCACTCCAGTTCATTCCCCTGTACGAATTAGGACGTGCGAACTTCCGCCAAGGTTCGGTCTCTTACGAACAGGTTGTCAGTTGGGCATATCCAATGCGCCGCATCATCGCCTTCCTCATACCAGATTTCTTTGGCAATCCCAGCCATCACAGTTACATAGATGTGTTCAGCGGACAGACGGTCACAGAGTTACGTAATTACGCCGGACAGAGCATCACTACTATTGAATGGGGCATCAAGAACTACGTCGAGGGAGCCAGTTGGGTAGGCCTGTTACCTCTGCTGTTCGCTTTGGTGGCTATTGTCCGACACCGTAACTGGTACACGCTGTTTTTCACCGCGCTTGCTGTCGTCTCCCTGCTCTTCGTGTTTGGCACGCCCTTCTACCGGCTGGTCTTTGCCTTGCCGTTTATCGGGCAGTTGCATTCTCCTTTCCGCTGGGTATTCCCTTACACCTTCAGTGTTGCTGCCCTAGGAAGCATTGGCGCAACGTGGCTTTCAGAACAATGGGAGAAGCGCAAAGGTTATGGTGGGCGGCTCGAAAGCGCGCTGGGCTGGCTGACAGTATTGGGGGGTCTGGCGCTGGCAGCTGGACTTTCCATCAGCCTGCGATTTCCCGATAGGATAATACCGCTGGCGGAAGAGGTGATGTTGAGCTTGGCAAAGGCGCCCGAGGCGTTTGCCGACGGGCGGGCTTTCTTCTCCTACGAGTTTCGCAATCTAACGCTCTTCGCCATCTTTTTAGTCGGATCAGGAGCGGTGTTCTTGGCTAGTCAGAAGCGTTGGCGGATAGGACCTTGGCCAATGTGGCAAGTGCTCGCCTTGGTAGTCCTGGTAGCAGAGTTGTTCACCTACGGTATTGGTTTTAACCCGCGAACCGATCCGAGGTTATTGGATTTTGTGCCCCCAGTAGTAGAGTTCCTGAAGTCAGATCCGGAACTCTATCGTATCACGGCTTTCATCGCTCCTGGTGAGAAGACCTTTAACGCCAACGCGGGTATGCTCTATGGCATCGCCGACGCCCGCGGCTATGACTCCATGATCCCTAAGCAGTACGTGGACTTCATGAGTCTGATCGAGGAACAGGGTGAGTTACTCTACAATCGGGTGGCTCCTATCACAGAGGTATCATCGCTGGACTCACCATTGTTAGATGCGTTAAACGTCAAATACATCTTGACTACACAAGAGATCACGAATCCGAATTACACCCTGGTCTATGATGGGGAAATACGTGTTTACCGGAACGATGATGTATTGCCCCGTGCTTTTGCCATCTATAACGCGCGTGTGATCCCAGATGAGATGCAGCGCGCACAGATTTTGCACACATTTGATCCTCGCAAGTTCGTGGTATTGGAAGAGAACCCTGGTACTGAGTACATGGCTGGTTCCACTCGCCCCTGGGAGCCAGTGAATATTGAGCGCTACGGCATCAACGAGGTAATGATCCAGGCTACGCTTCCGGTGACGGGGTTCGTGGTATTAAGTGACAGTTATTTCGCCAGTTGGCCAACGTTCCACACGTGGAAGGCGTATGACCTGCCTGCTGGAGCCCGTGATGAGCAGGAACTTACTATTTATCGCGCCAATGGGAATTTCCGCGCCGTGGCTTTACCACCGGGCGCGCACACCATCCACTTCAAGTACACGCCATTCTCTGCCAAACTGGGACTCTATGTCAGTTTCGTCTCTTTGGTGACGCTGGCTTTGCTAGGAGGGCTCTGGTTGTGGGGTCGACTGTATCGGCAAGAAGCGGAGGGTGACACTGTGAGGCGGGTGGCGAAAAATGCGCTGACCCCGATGGTTCTATCACTGATCAACCGCGTGTTGGACATGGTCTTCGCAATGCTTATGTTACGCGTCATCGCCCCACAAGGCGCAGGGCGCTACGAGTTCGCGGTGAACTTCATTCTTTACGCGAGCATCGTGGTCCAATTCGGGCTGGGGACACTCCTAACCCGCGAGGCGGCGAAGGATAGGCTTCGTGCGAATCGTTATCTAAGCAACGCTACTATCCTGCGACTTTTGCTCTGGTTGACGTCGCTCCCAATCATGGCGCTGGTCCTCTTCGCCTACGCACGGACGGGTAAACTGGCAGCAGATACGATCCTCGCTATCGCTTTCTTTACTTTGGCCTTGGTGCCCGATCTGTTCGCCAATGCGCTGAGCTCGATATTCCAGGCCTATGAGCGAATGGAGTACCCTGCTGCCGTGACGACCATAACCCAGTTGCTAAAAATTTCGTTTGGTACATTCGCATTGCTTATGGGATGGGGCTTTGTCGGTGTGGCCGGGACTTCGCTGGCAGTCAACATGATCACAGCGGCTATTCTCTATGTCCTCGCCAGGCGACTGCTCTTCCGCCCACGGTTAGAGTTCGACCCTGCCACCACACGCGAGATGCTTGGCACGTCCTTCCCGTTGATGCTCAACAACCTACTGAGCAAGGCATTCTTTTCCGCGGACGTGTTCCTGCTGCAGCCGTTGCGCGGGGATGTGGAACTGGGCTATTACAGCGTAGCGATGAGATATATCCACAGTGTGGACATCATCCCTTCCTACTTTACGCTCGCGGTTTTTCCCATTATGTCACGTTTTGCTGAGTCCGCACGGGACTCCCTCGTCCGCGCCTATATCCTGTCCATCCGCCTGCTATTACTAGTGGCATTGCCTTTGGCCATGGGCACAACCTTCGTCGCGCGCGAATTGATCCTTATTTTGGGTGGGGCGGCCTATATGCCACATTCGATGATCGCGCTGCAAATCCTGATCTGGTTTATGCCCATCGGTTTTATCAACAGTGTTACCCAATACGTACTCATCGCCATCAACCAGCAACGATATCTGACCCGTGCCTTCCTAATTGGTTTGGCGTTTAACGTGGTGGCTAACCTATTGCTCATACCCCGGTTTGGTTATCGAGCGGCTGCAGCCGTCACTGTCCTTTCCGAGGTTGCTCTGCTCATCCCCTTCTACCTGTGTGTGCGCAAGAACTTGACCCCTATCCCCTGGCTTGAGGTGTTCTGGCGGCCGACTCTCGCTGCTGCGGTCATGGGAACGGTGATGTGGCTGCTGCGCGACCTGCATTTCCTGGTCATTGTACCTGTGGCAGTGATGGTATATTTCGTAACGCTTATCCCACTGGGCACATTCCGCGATCCTGACGTCGCAACCGTGCTAAGTGCACTGCCACTTAAGCGGCTGCGGGAGCGGTTCTTGCTAAGAGGGGCGCTTCATAAAGTTTAG
- a CDS encoding response regulator transcription factor: protein MAGNILIIEDKGSIASLLWSDLAQKGYSVSRLNRNEAVDRVGNMKPRLIIVDVGPPQAEIAQACHDLRSLTPVPIIALCDEGDDLGEIEGVEYVLRPPDFRELLSCIEAALSRQTRRRRARYLKAGILTLDVQTHSLSRGERQYHLTPKEFELLHLFMTNVGKVLTRKQIMHEVWETDYTGNTDTLNVHVRWLREKIEDDPSAPIYLQTIRGTGYRFKVPKSGSSCQRTPST from the coding sequence ATGGCCGGAAATATCCTGATTATCGAAGACAAAGGATCCATTGCCAGTCTCCTGTGGTCCGATTTGGCTCAGAAGGGTTACTCTGTTTCCCGTCTGAATCGAAATGAGGCCGTAGACCGAGTTGGCAACATGAAACCCCGTCTAATCATTGTAGACGTCGGCCCCCCTCAGGCGGAAATAGCACAGGCTTGCCATGATCTGCGTAGTTTGACCCCAGTTCCCATCATTGCCCTCTGCGATGAAGGGGACGACCTCGGTGAGATCGAAGGCGTAGAATATGTTTTGCGGCCCCCGGACTTCCGCGAGTTACTATCTTGTATCGAGGCTGCCCTGTCGCGTCAGACTCGCCGCCGACGTGCTCGCTATTTGAAAGCGGGTATTCTGACCCTCGACGTGCAGACCCATTCTCTGAGTCGTGGAGAAAGGCAGTATCACCTCACACCTAAGGAGTTTGAACTGCTGCACTTGTTCATGACCAACGTGGGTAAGGTACTGACACGCAAGCAGATCATGCACGAGGTCTGGGAAACGGATTACACTGGCAATACCGATACGCTAAACGTACACGTGCGCTGGCTGCGTGAGAAAATCGAAGACGATCCCAGCGCTCCAATCTACCTGCAAACGATAAGAGGCACAGGCTACCGGTTCAAAGTGCCTAAATCTGGCTCATCCTGTCAGCGCACTCCGAGCACATGA